The genomic DNA TGAATAACAGGAAGATGCTGAAGACGCCTAGACTCACGAGTGGGCCAGCTCCGAACACTATGGCCTGCTGTTTGGGAGTGAGTTTTTTCGGATCGTTTATGACCGTCTTGGCAGGATAAGCATATACCAGACCGAAGAAAAATGAGGTGATCACCATCAGCACCATGCCTAATCCCCAGAATCTGTATTCCGCCACTGCGCCATACCTAGAGGCAACGTACCTGTGCGTCAGATCATGTAATAGAATAGCGAAACCAGCCACGAGGACAAAGACCAATATGGTATTGGGATCCAACAGATCCTTCCGCTTCGCTATCATATAAGCGAAGCCCAGTAGGATAGAGGCCACAGCCACGACCATGATCTCCCTGAGTGAGAAGCCCATTAGGAAAGGAGGCCTATGCTGCGCTAATTGCTTCCTGTATTTGCTCTCCGCTTTCATGAGATAAGCACGAGATTGGAATCGTGCATAACCCTCCACGAAATCCTCAATCTTATCGAGGGGGAGCAGTTTTTTCGAGCCGGCAGCGATCTTTCCCAGCCACCGTGAAGTTGCCGAGGAATGAGTGGAACCTGCGGCGGAGCCGCTTGCATAACTAGAGGCAGAGCCTGCAGCAGCTGCCGCAAGCAGTCCGACAGTTGACCCCACCACCACCGCACCGACCGTGCCAATAACTTGTTGGCTAGCATCTCTACGAGATGGAATCGGGATTTCACCTAATGCGCCCCTTATACACATAACGAAAACATCGTCTGAGCCACTCGCATAAGTGTTGGTGTGGCCCACTGCTAAATAGCTCCCGTCCGATCTCTGGACCGCCACAGAGCCCGAGACCGGGAGTCCGGGCATTCCGAAGCTAGCCTCCCATGCCTTCTCTCCTTGCCCATCCACTCCAACCAGGTAGATGCTAGATAAGCCAAATGAGGTGGTCGAGCCGCCCAGCACGAAGCCGTCTGCCGCTTTGAAGAGGGAGGATCCTAGCTCCTCGCCTTGGCCTCCATAAGCCCTTTCCCACACTATTTCTCCTTGAGTCGTTGTTCTTACTACATAGAGGTCATTGCCTCCGCTTCCCATCCCATCTGTATGTCCAGAAACAATGAAGCCCCCATCCGTTAGCTCCATAACATCATAAGCATAGGTCGATCCCGGGCCGAAATACCTCTGCCATAGAAGAGTTCCGTTAGCTGTTGTCCTGATAAGATAAGCCTTAGGCAAGTTAGCTCGAGATGTGTCAGAAAATGATTGCGTCCAACCTGATATGGCATAGCCCCCATCCGATGTCTGTATAACTTTCTTCCCCCAATCTCTCCCCGCGCCACCAAACGTCCTCTCCCATTCTACTATCCCAATATCATTGGTTTTTATAAGATAGAGATCTGAGCTACTCCTATATCCCGTAACAGCGAAGCCGCCATCAGAAGTCTGGACAACACTAAAGGCGACGTCATTGATCCCTGTCCCTAAGGTCCTGCTCCATAGCATGGCGCCATCAATGGTCGTCTTGAAAAGCCAAATTCTGTACTGCTGCAAGTCGCTGCTCCAAGAGGCCCCAGCCACCACAAATCCTCCATCCGACGTCCTGGTCAAGCCATAGGTATAATCGCCTCCCCCATTGTCATACGTCTGAGCCCAAAGCACATTGCCAGAGTGGTCATATTTTATCAAATAAGTGTCATACTGATTCAGATTCGAACCTACTGGCTTTGTAATACCAAGAACCAAATATCCTCCATCCTCTGTGGCCAAGGCATTGAAACCCGCATCGCTATCTGGACCACCGACCACACTCCTCCAGGACGCCCAAGTGGAGCTCGCACTGTCCTTCTTCACTTCCTCGAAATGATAATAGTCGTATTGGGTTGTGGATAGCCAGGGGGATACTGAGTCCATGCCGATCGCCTGGGAAGGCGCATCGGTCTCAATGTAAGTTTCAATAAGAACCCCGTCGAGATAAAGGGAGAGGACGTTTTCAACCATGGTCATGGTCATGGTGTACCAGCGGTAGCGTTCTAAGACCACCTGGCCCCAGCGCATCACTACTGAGTTGTCCCTATACAAAGCGAAATTGCTATAATATCCATCGAGTGCCCAGCCGTAGTTATGGCCCTCTGTTACAACATTTATGCCTATGGCTCCTTTTCCAGGACCGAACTGTTCAATCCACATCCCTCTGACCTCGGCCATCCATTCAAAAATGCCAGGAGGGAACAATCTATGAGAGATGTAGGTAGGGGGCTCTGCAGTCATCTCCAAGACCACACAACTATGATTTAGGTAGGTATGTTGAGGGACGCCTACAGTCCAGCCAGAGGCCTCCATCTCCTCAAATGTAAAGTAGTCCATGTGATCCGTCCAAGAATACGCTGCCGATTCCGCTTTCACTTGTGGCAAGTCGATGACCGAAACTAAGACCAGCCAAGCAAGGAATACCGTGATAAGGAGCTGTTTTCTCAACTAGGCCCCTCCCCCTGAAATAAGAATAGAATCCAAGTGAATAATAGCATTATCGATTGAGAGAATGCTCGAATTTCATTTTGGGTTCAGTCATTAAGGTTCTGGATTATTTGTGAGATTGAAATACGCTCGATTCACGAAGACAGGAAAACTCATATAATTCCGAATTCGGCACTAAAAAATAAGATGACAGGGTATTTCTTAGAGCGGGCCCGGTGGGATTCGAACCCACGGCCCATCGGTTAAGAGCCGATTGCTCTACCTAGCTGAGCTACGGGCCCGTGCTTGCGCCAAATAGGATTGCCGTTAATAAAGATATCGTATTAGTTGTGATGTGATCATGAATTCGCCTGGACAATTATCCTTTATCAATTATTATCTCTTGTGCCTTGCCTCTTTTGATCAAGGCCTTCGCTATCTTGCTTGGAAGGGTGATGATGTCCTCTTTGCTCAACTCATATACCCCTGAGGTGGTCGTGAAAGGGGGAATGTTCTCCAACACGCGAACCAGGACCTCATCGGAATTTCGGCCTAAAGGCATGGAAGCTTTTGCTGACAAGCCTGATGCTTCCAATACCTCTTTTCTAGCATCGATGTTTTCTATGCTCAAAGGTTTTGCTTCATCCATCTCAGGAGGAGGGCTTTCCTTCAGCATGACCTCCACCTGTTCGGAGGGCGAAGGAGAGGGGATGGTTGGTTGAGAGCCTTTTTTAGGCTCTTCCGTTCTTATGTTTTGGACCTTGTCTTCACTTACTTGAGATGTCTGTGCTGAGCGAGAGAGGGGGATATAGGCAGGTCGGGGAAGATCCAAGAGACCGTTTCGCATCCCTTGCACCTGTGCCAAAGCGGTCTCGAACAACCTTCTTTCCTCATCTGTCAGGCGCGCTTGCTCCACCTTACCGCCAGCAGCAGCCAAGACGGCCATGTGCATGATCTTATCAGCCCTGATATCGAATATTTGCAAGGCTTTCTCTCGTACTTTGGAGATCATCTGACTGAGTTGTCTTGCCTTGGCTCCGTAAGAATCTATTGCCGCCTCTTTCTCGTATTCCCGCCGCAACTGTTCCATTAGCGTTCTCAGCGCTGAGTAGAAGTCCTGCCTTAGCGAGGTCAGACTGGCTGACTTCTTCTCCTCCCTATAAACGTTGGTCACGTCCTCATAGGTGAGTGGTTCCAGAGGCGGTGGCATTAAAGACACATTTGAATGAGGATATTTGATGGTTTAGGGTTTGTTTTATTCGTTTGTGCATATGAAACGGAAAACCTATTTCCCCGCATACTCCTTCTATGATTCCGTGGACGCTCATTCCATTCTCAGAGAAAAAGAGTCAGGAGTAGAGCTCGATATTATCGTCTCCCCCTCAAGCGCTAGGAGCGAGATTGTAGGTATTGATGAGTGGAGAAAGAGATTGTTAGTGAGGGTTTGCTCTCCCCCAGAAAAGGGACAGGCGAATCAGGAGCTGGTGTCACTATTGAGCAGGCTCTTCTCAACACCTGTGGAGATTGTGCGAGGACATTCCTCTAGGCAAAAAACCGTATTCATATCGACTTCGGTGGAAAAGGCAATGAGGATGGTCGAGGCGCTTTCGACAAAAAAGAGTTAGACCGCCTTCTGAAAAATTTTTCCTGGACTTAGGCTATTATAGATTCAAACCTCAATTAACGCTCAATATGTTGCAAATAGGAATGATTTGCCAGAACTCAAAACACATTTAATCGTTAGATGGTGAAAATACACTCAGAGACTGAGATGACCTTCCAAGTCTGTCCTACATCAACCTTTTCATCTACAAACTCCATCAAACCCCCATCCAGTAATGTCATTTCCTAATGGACTCATGTTTGAGTCAAAACGATATTGTCTTTGGGGATAGTTTGTCTTCTTGAGCATTACCGTATCTTTCTGGCACCTCGGAGGTATTAAACAATGCCACCCTGCAATTAGTTAGATGTGCATTTATGTCTATTTGAAAATTTACTTAGGTAGAAATGCTTATCTTGCCGCCGAGAAGGACTTGATAGGTAGCGACTTTTTCTATGTGGTCCTAAATATGAAGCTTTGAACAAGATTTTAAACGCTAAAGCTCCCGATTACGATTCTTTTGAGGTTTCCATTTTCAATAATAATAATTGTTAAATAATGCCGTTTCGCAATGATATCACGACCGCAGAAAATCGTTTTCAATCTTAATGAACGAGCTGTTGTCAAATATCTGGAGCAGTATGGAAATGAGAGAGGAGAATACACCTATTGAGAAGCCGAAGAGATCGAATCGAGACTGGTGGCCTAATCAGCTGGACATCAGCATCTTGCATAAGCCCTGTCCCTTGTCCAACCCCATGGGCAAGGATTTCTGCTACGCTGAGGAGTTCAAGAAGCTCGACCTGAAGGCATTGAAAGAAGATCTCTATACGTTGATGACCGAATCCCAAGATTGGTGGCCCGCTGACTATGGACATTATGGCGGATTGTTCATCCGCATGGCCTGGCATAGCGCGGGCACTTACCGTAGGGGTGATGGCAGAGGGGGCGCGGGCTCAGGGCAGCAGCGTTTTCCTCCGCTCAATAGCTGGCCAGATAACATTAACTTGGACAAAGCAAGGCGCTTGCTCTGGCCTATCAAGCAGAAATATGGGAGGAGGATCTCTTGGGCCGATCTCATGATCCTCGCTGGCAACTGCGCCCTTGAATCGATGGGCTTCAAGACCTTCGGCTTCGGAGGAGGACGCGAGGACGCGTGGGAGCCTGAAGAAGTCTATTGGGGTAGCGAGAGTAAATGGCTAGAGGAGAAGAGGTACAGCGGCGAGAGAGAGCTCGAGAACCCTCTAGCCGCGGTCCAGATGGGGCTTATCTATGTCAATCCAGAGGGACCCAATGGCGTCCCAGACCCGGTGGCCTCAGGTCGCGATGTGCGGGAGACCTTCAAGCGCATGGGGATGACGGAAGAGGAGACTGTGGCTCTCATAGCCGGCGGGCATACCTTCGGTAAATGTCATGGAGCGGGCCCTCCATCCCACGTAGGACCCGAGCCCGAGGCCGCGGGCATAGAAGAGCAAGGTTTGGGCTGGAAGAGCAGCTTCAGGAGCGGGAAGGGTGCAGACACCATCAGCAGTGGCCTGGAGGGGGCTTGGAAGCCTAACCCCACGAGATGGGACATGGGATATCTGAACACATTGTTCAAGTATGATTGGAAGTTGGTGAAGAGCCCGGCCGGCGCATATCAATGGATACCCACCGATCCCGCGGCGGCCTCCACCGTTCAGGACGCTCACGATCCTTCCAAGAGGCATTCCCCCATGATGACCACTGCCGACCTATCGCTAAAGATGGACCCCGTACTCTCTCCCATAGCCAAGAGGTTCCGTGATAACCCAGAGGAGTTCGCCGAGGCCTTCGCACGTGCCTGGTTCAAGCTCACCCATCGCGATATGGGACCTCGCACGCGTTATCTCGGCCCAGAGGTTCCGGCTGAGGATCTGATATGGCAGGATCCGATACCCCCAGTCGACCACGAGTTGATTACTGAGGAGGACGTGGAATTTCTGAAAAGTAAGATCATGACCTCAGGACTGTCCATTTCCAGATTGGTGTATACCGCTTGGTCCTCAGCCTCGACCTTCCGCGGATCCGACAAGCGCGGGGGCGCCAATGGAGCACGAATCCGCCTCGCACCGCAGAAGGACTGGGCCGTGAACGAGCCTGAGCAATTGAGCAGGGTGCTGCAGATTCTTATCCAGATACAAAGGGAATTCAACCACGCGCAGAAGGGGGAGAAGAAGGTTTCTCTGGCAGACCTGATCGTCCTAGCGGGGTGCGCAGCTGTGGAGCAGGCAGCTAAGAAGGCAGGTCACGATGTGAAAGTCCCGTTCACTGCGGGACGCATGGACGCTTTGCCGGAACAGACCGATGTCGAATCCTTCAGTGTGCTGGAGCCTGCCGCGGATGGCTTCCGCAACTATCAACGGGCTAGGTTCTCAGTCCCAGCAGAGGCCCTTCTAGTGGACAAAGCACAGCTGCTGACCTTGACCGCTCCAGAGATGACGGTGCTTATAGGAGGAATGCGCGCCCTGAACGCTAACTATGGAAATTCCCAGCATGGCGTTTTCACCAAGAGACCGGAAACGCTAGCGAATGATTTCTTCGTGAACCTTCTAGATATGAGGACAGAATGGAGGCCTTCAGCCAAGGAGCCCGATACATTCGAGGGCCGAGACCGGAAAACAGGGGAGCTGAAATGGATTGGTACGCGTGTAGACTTGATTTTCGGTTCTCATTCCCAGCTCCGTGCCATAGCCGAGGTCTATGCCTGCCATGATTCCCAAGAGAAGTTCGTAGCGGATTTTGTGGCGGCTTGGGATAAGGTCATGAGCCTGGATAGGTTCGATCTCCCCCGCCCGAGGTGAGCCCATAGATACCCCTAGCGGTGTTCCCCTTCAAACAACCTCAAACTGGAAAAGGCCTCTCCTTCCTTTGGCCAGGGCCCTGGCACGAATCGACCGCAGCAGGAGGTCTATACAGCCGATCACTCAATTAATATTCCGTCATCATTTACTAAACGGTAGGAGTTTTTCATGAGAGACCCCGAGGACACCTTAGAGGAGCTAACTTCCATCCTCGATGAACTGAGGGAAAGAAGCCACAGCATGGTGGTCCTGGTGGAGGGGCAAAAGGACAGGGCTGCCATGTCCTTGCTCGGTGTGGATGGTGAGGTTTGGCAGGTTCAGGGACCAAATGGCATATTTTCCACCGCGGAGAGGCTAGCCAAGGAGCGAAAGGGAGCCATCATTCTAACTGATTGGGATCGGAAGGGGGGCCAGCTGGCCCGCATGCTAAGGGAGGCTTTGAAGGCCAATGCCGTGCCCTATGACGACCAGATTCGAATGCGTCTCGTGATCCTGGTGAAGACAGAGATAAAGGATATCGAGTCTCTTCCTGCCTTCTTTACCAGATTGGTGTCTCTGTCCCAAGCTCAAGTCTTGGAAGTGCAAATCGAGGATCAGAGGGTGAGCGGGTCGACCAGTAAGCGATTATCTGGTTCTGGCAGAAAGGGTAGCAAGGAATAGGAATGCATCATCAGCAATATTTTTAATTTCGTATTGGGTAGCGAGGATGTTAACATGAAGCGCGCTGGAGAGATGCTTTCCGAGCTGGGGTTGACCAGCATCGACCAGTTGTTCGAGGATATACCGCCTGAAGTGCGCATCAACGGCCTACATCTACCAGCAGGGATTTCGGAGGCCGAGGTGCTGCGAGAGATCAGAACCATGATGGCCATGAATCTGGATGCAGAAGGGCGTCCCTGTTTCCTAGGCGCGGGCATATATAACCATTTCATCCCCTCGGCGGTAAAGACCATCGTAACCAGATCGGAATTCATCACTTCCTACACACCTTATCAGCCTGAGATCAGCCAGGGATTGTTGCAAGCGCTTTTCGAATACCAGAGTTACATTGCCGAGCTCACTGGCCTGGAAGCGGTGAACTCCAGCAACTATGATGCCTCGACCGCGCTGGGAGAGGCGGCTACCATGTGCATGCGCCTCAACGAGCGCAAACGCTTCCTGATCCCTGAGGCCATGAACTGGGAGAAGAAGTCCGTGCTTCAGAATTACTGCTCTGGTCCAGGTATAGAAGTGGTAGAGTATTCCTATGACCCTTACACGGGAGAATTGGACCTGGAGGATTTGCGCGCGAAGGTTACACCGGATACGTCTGGCATATATGTCGAGGTTCCGAATTTCTTCGGTGTCATCGATTCCCATGCTCCTCTCCTAAAAAAGGAATTCCCCGAAGCTGCTCTGGTGGTGGGGGTCAACCCCATCTCCTTGGGGATCCTAAAGGCACCTGGCGATTATGGAGCCGACATATGCATCGGGGAGGGACAACCTTTGGGCATACCCATGAACTTCGGTGGACCGCTCCTAGGTATATTCGCCTGCCGTCAGGAGCACGTGCGCAAGATGCCGGGACGTGTCATAGGCATGACCAAGGACGCAGAGGGGGAGAGGGCGTTCTGCATGACCTTGCAGACCAGGGAGCAGCATATCCGGCGCTCCAAGGCCACGTCCAACATATGCACTAATGAGGCTCTCTTGGCGGTGGCAGCGGCTGCTTACCTGGGCATATTGGGGAGGGAAGGATTGCGCACCCTGGCCAAGATAAACATATCACGCGCTCGTAAGCTGCAAGCTCTAATCGACCAATTGGACGGCTTTGACTCGCCCATCTTCGACTCCTACCATTTCAATGAGTTCGTGATCCGGACACCGCTGAGACCGGAGAAGCTGAACAAGCTGTTGCTTAGGAAGGGCATCCTAGGAGGACTACCTCTTCACCGCCATATTCGCCAACTTCCAGACCACATGCTGCTTTGCGCCACCGAGCTCACCTCCGATGAGGATATGGAGCGCTTGATAAGCGCGCTAAAGGAGGTGGTCTGATGTACCGCCAGGCCAGGCATGACAGACGCCTGATATTCGAGTTGGACGGTAAATCTGAGATCGACCTTCCTCATTCCGATGAGGTAGAAAGGCTGGAGGACTTGGCCCCCCCCGAGCTCCTAAGGGAATCCCTGGACCTCCCCTCCCTGCCGGAGAGGGAGGTGGTGAGGCATTACGTCAATCTCAGCCAGATGAATTTCGGAGTGGACAACGGCATTTATCCATTGGGATCCTGCACGATGAAGTACAATCCCAAATACGGGGATGTCCTGTCCTCGCTGCCAGGCGTAGCCAGCATACATCCCTATCAAGAGGAGGAGTCGATACAGGGTGCCTTGCGCCTGATGTACGAGCTGGAAAAGGCGCTGTGCGAGATATCGGGGATGGACGCGGTGACGCTGCAGCCCGCCGCCGGTGCGCACGGAGAGTTCACCGGGATGCTCCTGGCCAAAGCCTATCATGCCAAAAAGGGGGAGCAAAGAACGCAGGTGGTGGTGCCTGATTCCGCGCATGGGACTAATCCAGCTAGCGCGGCTATGGCCGGGTTCGAGGTCATAGAGATTCCTTCAGGACCAGACGGCTGCGTGGACTTAGAGGCTTTGGATGCGGCGGTGAGCGAGAGGACCGCAGCCTTCATGATCACAAACCCCAACACCTTAGGCATCTTCGAAGCGCGAATCAGGGATATTGCCAGGATAGTGCATGAGGCGGGAGCGTTGCTGTATTATGACGGGGCCAATCTCAACGCAGTCATGGGGAAGACCTCTCCTGGCATCATGGACTTTGACATCGTCCACTTCAACCTTCACAAGACCTTCGCCACTCCTCATGGCGGAGGGGGTCCAGGCGCAGGCCCAGTGGGCGTAAAGAAGAAACTGGAGCCTTTCCTCCCCGTTCCGAGGATAGTCCTGCGTGAAGGTCGCTATCATTTGGAATATGATATGCCGGATTCTATTGGCAAGGTGAGAGCCTTCTACGGCAACTTCGCCGTGTTAGTGCGCGCCTATGCCTACATTTTGAGACAGGGCGGGAACGGGCTTAAGGAGGCTTCAGAGAGAGCAGTGCTCAATGCCAACTATCTGAAGCACCGATTAGCCTCAGTCTATCCTGCACCATATAAAGAGCTAAGGAAGCATGAGTTCGTGGTCTCATGCAAGAAATTGAAAGAAGAGAAAGGTATAAGAGCGCTGGATGTGGCGAAGAGATTGCTGGACTACGGTATGCATGCCCCCACGGTATATTTCCCTTCTCTGGTAGAAGAGGCGTTGATGATCGAGCCTACCGAGTCTGAGACCAAGGGTACGCTGGACCGATTTGCTGAGGCTCTGCTGCGCATAGCCTCCGAAGACCCCCAGCTAGTCAAGTCCTCTCCCCACAATACCTCAGTCAAGCGTGTGGACGAGGTTCAAGCAGCAAAAGAAGCCATACTCTCATACCGCGCCTATCGGCGCAGGATGATGAGGGGAGCTGAAAAAGGGAGCTAAAGCAAGGAGAATTATTTTCTCAAAGAAGTCAATGGCTGGGATATGATGGCATCGACGGAGTGGGTAGAGGAGGCGAGGCAGGAGGCGGCCTCAGCGGAGCGACCGTACCATGGTCTTTTTGTGGTATTCGAGGGCATCGATGGCTCGGGAAAGACGACAGTGTCGAAGATTGTCTTCGAGGCCCTGTCTGCCTCCATGCCTGAGAGGGTTCTGCTCACCTCCGAGCCGACTCATTCCTTCATCGGGGAGGCGGTTCGCCGCGCCAATACCATGGACGTTGATCTTGTGGCTGAAGCCCTGCTATTCGTTGCCGACCGAGCAGAGCATACCCGCCAGATCGTACGATGGCTGCAGCAAGGGAAGCTGGTGATATGCGATAGATACTATGCCAGCACTATTGCTTATCAAGGAGCTTTACTCCCTTCTCGCTTAGGAGGTAGAGGAAGGGCAGTAGAATGGCTCAAATTGGTCAACGAACCTGCCATCGTGAAGCCTGACCTCACTCTGCTTCTCTCCCTGCCTGTGCCCTTGGCCTTGGAGAGGTTGAGCGGCAGGAGGGGGCTAACCAAATTCGAGTACGAACACTACCTGCGCGAAGTCGAGGTCATCTATCGCCAGTTGGCCGCAGAGGACAGTTCTTTCGTCTCCTTGGACGCCTCCAGATCAGTGGAAGAGGTGGCGCGAGAGGCATTGCGACATATAAGAAGCAAGATTTAAGCAAATCATCGGGGATGGCTCCTCATGCACCCAAGCGAGATGCTGCGTGGAACGGCCTCAAAGGATTTGGATGGTAAACGGATAGTACTGGGCGTGACCGGCAGCATCGCAGCCATAGAGAGTTTCGGATTGGCGCGCGAGCTCGTGCGCCATGGCGCGCATGTGCAGGCGGTGCTGACCCCAGACGCG from Methanomassiliicoccales archaeon includes the following:
- a CDS encoding DUF167 domain-containing protein; this translates as MKRKTYFPAYSFYDSVDAHSILREKESGVELDIIVSPSSARSEIVGIDEWRKRLLVRVCSPPEKGQANQELVSLLSRLFSTPVEIVRGHSSRQKTVFISTSVEKAMRMVEALSTKKS
- the katG gene encoding catalase/peroxidase HPI, translated to MREENTPIEKPKRSNRDWWPNQLDISILHKPCPLSNPMGKDFCYAEEFKKLDLKALKEDLYTLMTESQDWWPADYGHYGGLFIRMAWHSAGTYRRGDGRGGAGSGQQRFPPLNSWPDNINLDKARRLLWPIKQKYGRRISWADLMILAGNCALESMGFKTFGFGGGREDAWEPEEVYWGSESKWLEEKRYSGERELENPLAAVQMGLIYVNPEGPNGVPDPVASGRDVRETFKRMGMTEEETVALIAGGHTFGKCHGAGPPSHVGPEPEAAGIEEQGLGWKSSFRSGKGADTISSGLEGAWKPNPTRWDMGYLNTLFKYDWKLVKSPAGAYQWIPTDPAAASTVQDAHDPSKRHSPMMTTADLSLKMDPVLSPIAKRFRDNPEEFAEAFARAWFKLTHRDMGPRTRYLGPEVPAEDLIWQDPIPPVDHELITEEDVEFLKSKIMTSGLSISRLVYTAWSSASTFRGSDKRGGANGARIRLAPQKDWAVNEPEQLSRVLQILIQIQREFNHAQKGEKKVSLADLIVLAGCAAVEQAAKKAGHDVKVPFTAGRMDALPEQTDVESFSVLEPAADGFRNYQRARFSVPAEALLVDKAQLLTLTAPEMTVLIGGMRALNANYGNSQHGVFTKRPETLANDFFVNLLDMRTEWRPSAKEPDTFEGRDRKTGELKWIGTRVDLIFGSHSQLRAIAEVYACHDSQEKFVADFVAAWDKVMSLDRFDLPRPR
- a CDS encoding Toprim subdomain protein — protein: MRDPEDTLEELTSILDELRERSHSMVVLVEGQKDRAAMSLLGVDGEVWQVQGPNGIFSTAERLAKERKGAIILTDWDRKGGQLARMLREALKANAVPYDDQIRMRLVILVKTEIKDIESLPAFFTRLVSLSQAQVLEVQIEDQRVSGSTSKRLSGSGRKGSKE
- the gcvPA gene encoding aminomethyl-transferring glycine dehydrogenase subunit GcvPA; the encoded protein is MKRAGEMLSELGLTSIDQLFEDIPPEVRINGLHLPAGISEAEVLREIRTMMAMNLDAEGRPCFLGAGIYNHFIPSAVKTIVTRSEFITSYTPYQPEISQGLLQALFEYQSYIAELTGLEAVNSSNYDASTALGEAATMCMRLNERKRFLIPEAMNWEKKSVLQNYCSGPGIEVVEYSYDPYTGELDLEDLRAKVTPDTSGIYVEVPNFFGVIDSHAPLLKKEFPEAALVVGVNPISLGILKAPGDYGADICIGEGQPLGIPMNFGGPLLGIFACRQEHVRKMPGRVIGMTKDAEGERAFCMTLQTREQHIRRSKATSNICTNEALLAVAAAAYLGILGREGLRTLAKINISRARKLQALIDQLDGFDSPIFDSYHFNEFVIRTPLRPEKLNKLLLRKGILGGLPLHRHIRQLPDHMLLCATELTSDEDMERLISALKEVV
- the gcvPB gene encoding aminomethyl-transferring glycine dehydrogenase subunit GcvPB — its product is MYRQARHDRRLIFELDGKSEIDLPHSDEVERLEDLAPPELLRESLDLPSLPEREVVRHYVNLSQMNFGVDNGIYPLGSCTMKYNPKYGDVLSSLPGVASIHPYQEEESIQGALRLMYELEKALCEISGMDAVTLQPAAGAHGEFTGMLLAKAYHAKKGEQRTQVVVPDSAHGTNPASAAMAGFEVIEIPSGPDGCVDLEALDAAVSERTAAFMITNPNTLGIFEARIRDIARIVHEAGALLYYDGANLNAVMGKTSPGIMDFDIVHFNLHKTFATPHGGGGPGAGPVGVKKKLEPFLPVPRIVLREGRYHLEYDMPDSIGKVRAFYGNFAVLVRAYAYILRQGGNGLKEASERAVLNANYLKHRLASVYPAPYKELRKHEFVVSCKKLKEEKGIRALDVAKRLLDYGMHAPTVYFPSLVEEALMIEPTESETKGTLDRFAEALLRIASEDPQLVKSSPHNTSVKRVDEVQAAKEAILSYRAYRRRMMRGAEKGS
- the tmk gene encoding dTMP kinase translates to MMASTEWVEEARQEAASAERPYHGLFVVFEGIDGSGKTTVSKIVFEALSASMPERVLLTSEPTHSFIGEAVRRANTMDVDLVAEALLFVADRAEHTRQIVRWLQQGKLVICDRYYASTIAYQGALLPSRLGGRGRAVEWLKLVNEPAIVKPDLTLLLSLPVPLALERLSGRRGLTKFEYEHYLREVEVIYRQLAAEDSSFVSLDASRSVEEVAREALRHIRSKI